In Carassius gibelio isolate Cgi1373 ecotype wild population from Czech Republic chromosome B2, carGib1.2-hapl.c, whole genome shotgun sequence, a single genomic region encodes these proteins:
- the LOC127951321 gene encoding LOW QUALITY PROTEIN: telomerase protein component 1-like (The sequence of the model RefSeq protein was modified relative to this genomic sequence to represent the inferred CDS: inserted 1 base in 1 codon), protein MCSGIFRIRNIMPEDATCQADMKASASLQTDLKANTDTGLQRNYSSPRLENRFLPQVPSVLSQHQDTSPSWAKQTFISSQCPALQPTSLSSTMATSSLLSSTTMSSLSSSSSLLSTKNTLLMEPSLHLPFSPSLTSSCSHNPLLSCSKMSTRSAAPPHCSLPSPSMENKVGSDEKRKVDDMLGSTEEPRQDVSHESLEMNGQKLSSEIPVLNMDLDGEGEQTVAPREEFGVLEASEDEHLVELRDRKNNLLNVVCCSLVNKSCTPGQKYWDKKRSVWAIIKVLASEITTEDPEFLLKVAVYTRQELNIRITANFLLALAANLPGSKPHFRRYFCAAVQLPSDWLEVTRIYSMCFSKSLPSCLKKALVDKFKQFTEYQLAKYNTRKHRCKHNKKRQKGVKISAAQWKMWGDLVRVDDSILKKYLESQNRTSKDKKQNEFSLKKMINRLHIKEPAEHVMAILGKTYPSDLKAFSRSGLSGVWERERAGKLMKLKQPDTWECKLSQEGNKAATWEKLIDGRSLPFMAMLRNLRNMISVGISEKHHTKILNRLTSKNAVIQSRQFPFRFLSAYKVILELSKFAGGPAAEVPSSREILQGVLKKFPKSKRFRQYKWETTARKRLRITMRVPFVYRIFNIKRNLLKKANQRLYTQELLNKYCSALEKAVQISCKYNIPPLPGRTLVICKADISEVRNWSGADDVCLPPESTKDIDENKLSASVQEAAMLLCMMINYCSEDSRVMLHRHEGFQEVKVKSDIIFDNVRQAMKQVEDLKDDNVQSEFISPQTLFTKLTEEKTKLDRIVVFENDDSDSYLMADINNYRQDINCDAVVIDVLLGNMSPNENFKYKLSSNILELWGFSEQILQFVSERGSSRMLQHVEHMDRVYNIPPPQGRKMNLXRAADVISLPATPKFRWKGVRVFISSTFRDMHAERDVLVRGVFPELRRRAALHYLYLQEVELRWGVTEEESNRAVELCLSEVCRSQLLLGILGERYGLEPPRPTLPELPQYSWLNSAPDGLSITEMEIRQFQALFPDSAQSRMFFYFRSPHLVSSVPVAWRTDFVAESKEAEAKINSLKTWIRNNDFKVTENYPCEWGGVVDGKPYLKGLEDFGKAVLEDIWEVIQQLFVEETDEDLTSEIKDQEVYQDAQQRQFHGRAKLISMATAKVQECQQKGGILMVEGNPGEGKTVFMAALAQALKTSVKNRKAPLCDVISYSTDVSQSACSIVQLLRCLVQWLRKRKDDVELPPNTSYKDLLSEFHLNLNEINKKKPLTLLVDGADRIHDGRGQRVSEWIPQHIPNGLCLVLSVTSESSLQNIISKRRGIVSFPLGQLSLPDKKQIVQKQLIGFGKKLSDSAFNNQLQTLLMKKGSVSPLYLHLACEELKNYASFDKMKESLQSLPQSVGELVQHNLLRLQNQYGRAGLGWALATLAISYTGLRERSLYTILNMCNDLNSRGGLVTWQEILHIARHPESRVPMAIFSQLARTLHSLIGLSHGQGSDDLLILIHPEVKSAFEHLYLSPEESRTRSHLIIAAHLWVQSNPQGKDTFLHSDADILSQLSAHLMGSKQWETLCFLLSSYYFLYANVRHGLIHQILETYSLFAPKYETHQLQSKTSADNMKDFEDCLSFLKRHSLLFSQWPALFVQTALNEPCDSSAHLWAESMTRYGGVHAIKWLNCTDAVQKEASELVSTFCSEPSCVVVSPDGKLVAVGTGEGTIHFLHTETGQEVKSLMSSGEGISGCIFLGEGLLATTSFDGQVEVWDVASGCRTAHMNAHSNKITGCDVSPDKKLFATVSLDLNLKVWSVQKSTEVASLVNPSPLNCVNFDLEGQLVAVGCWDGAVRLWNWLEQKNVTTLLGHQSSVRSLCFSPCSSMLCSGCLSGEVRLWSVTGAACVGSYHAHRGSTQSLNFLQGGKLLLSAGHDSVVHVWSGGLGQTVAVLAEEKTPTLQQQKHARARHRNEDETNALCVAVAGGYAAVGFHVGGIKMFKFKSEEKVWSSEDLPVSILCLMWMEARETELLLSGGSLSQGLGKARRKSRNPENLVFVGSFGMQKGPILALAQNSTCVASASDDFTIALWLKDNLTSKPWIDPAVMCILRGHNGGVTCLVFSPDGKDLLSGGKDQALMMWKVNTSPPVLSKSISNCHGDWITGCAWTSSAVLSCSSDCKLRMWDIQTGRLLREILSSSSLSTLCCWEDYVMAGSTDGLLIVWKWESGVEITRIQAHKSRLNHCTVASQPDLENNLKPKDLLVASASEDGTVKLWHPLQVQHHSTLHGHSAEIQSLVCKKTGPPEFLTVSVDRSLRSWIITTAMETPLCRKDSVRVVYFLGTDDDLMVCGYDTGRLEIWHQNSIVYWKKVNDCSLCAVTGMPDDELAVSCSDCSVCIWKLERDSKKCIVGLDKVSSYRVESPVCFLSYCGSLFGVSMDGKITDVVTTKDKTGEVFIWTNVRPLGVMANDSKSFWKLGQKRGVLYVGLILSVNPSGSDITICENAVGQCLDYLEEEEERNLKMEEWQQQEEEQQKQEEEQQKQEEEEEQQKQEEEEEQQKKEEEQQQKEEEEPKKLAEELRRERQIAIQRASQISTWITAAAVQNDFFVCGDCKGNMWFNQPPHLSTWTQRRPAHTDTVSVLRLTESLIVSASHDSTVKLWDRQTKKQVGMFVCGGPVKVLEVNPCDPKEFVCGDTQGQLYFLSWKG, encoded by the exons GATGTGAGTCATGAAAGCTTGGAAATGAATGGCCAGAAGCTGTCTTCTGAGATACCTGTTCTGAATATGGATTTAGATGGAGAGGGGGAGCAAACTGTAGCTCCTCGTGAGGAGTTTGGGGTGCTTGAAGCAAGCGAGGATGAGCATCTTGTGGAATTGAGGGACAGAAAG AATAACCTGCTGAATGTGGTGTGCTGCTCCCTTGTCAATAAGAGTTGTACCCCGGgtcagaaatactgggataagaAGAGGAGTGTGTGGGCCATTATTAAGGTTCTGGCCTCAGAGATTACCACAGAAGATCCTGAGTTTCTCTTAaag GTTGCTGTCTATACTAGGCAGGAACTGAACATTCGTATCACAGCCAACTTCCTGCTGGCACTAGCGGCCAATCTGCCTGGTTCTAAACCACACTTTAGAAGATACTTTTGTGCTGCTGTACAGCTGCCATCTGACTGGCTGGAGGTGACAAGAATCTATAGCATG TGTTTCAGTAAATCTTTACCCTCCTGCCTGAAAAAAGCTCTAGTGGATAAATTTAAGCAGTTCACTGAATATCAGCTGGCCAAATACAATACACGGAAGCATCGCTGCAAACACAACAAGAAACGACAGAAAGGAGTG AAAATCTCTGCTGCACAGTGGAAAATGTGGGGTGACCTTGTCAGAGTCGACGACTCCATTCTCAAAAAATAT TTGGAAAGCCAGAATCGTACTTCAAAGGATAAAAAACAGAATGAATTCAGCCTCAAGAAAATGATAAATCGCCTTCACATCAAAGAACCTGCAGAACATGTCATGGCCATTCTGGGAAAGAC ATACCCGAGTGATCTGAAGGCCTTCTCTCGTAGTGGTCTTAGTGGGGTTTGGGAGCGAGAGAGAGCTGGAAAGCTAATGAAACTTAAGCAGCCTGACACATGGGAATGCAAACTTAGTCAGGAGGGAAACAAAGCTGCCACCTGGGAGAAACTCATCG ATGGAAGGTCTCTTCCTTTTATGGCAATGCTGAGGAACCTGAGGAACATGATCTCTGTGGGCATCAGTGAGAAACATCATACTAAGATCCTCAACAGACTGACCTCGAAG AATGCTGTAATCCAGAGCAGGCAGTTTCCTTTCCGTTTCCTGTCTGCATATAAAGTCATTCTGGAGCTCAGTAAATTTG CTGGTGGGCCTGCAGCCGAGGTGCCAAGCTCCAGGGAGATCCTGCAAGGGGTTCTTAAGAAGTTCCCGAAGAGCAAACGATTCCGACAATACAAATGGGAAACGACAGCACGGAAGAGACTGAGGATTACAATGAGAGTTCCCTTTGTCTACCGCATATTCAATATCAAACGCAATCTCCTGAAAAAAGCGAA TCAGAGGCTGTACACTCAGGAGCTTCTGAACAAGTATTGCAGTGCTTTGGAGAAAGCTGTGCAGATCTCCTGCAAGTACAACATCCCGCCTCTCCCCGGACGCACTCTTGTGATCTGTAAGGCTGATATTTCTGAGGTCCGAAACTGGAGTGGAGCTGATGATGTCTGCTTGCCCCCTGAAAGCACCAAAGACATTGACGAAAACAAACTCTCAGCATCG GTACAGGAAGCTGCAATGCTTTTATGCATGATGATTAACTACTGTAGTGAAGATTCCCGAGTCATGCTACATAGACATGAAGGTTTCCAGGAGGTCAAGGTGAAGTCTGATATCATTTTTGATAATGTGAGACAAGCAATGAAGCAAGTGGAG GATTTGAAGGATGACAATGTAcaatctgaatttatatctccTCAAACACTGTTCACTAAGCTaactgaagagaagacaaag CTGGATCGTATAGTTGTGTTTGAAAATGACGACAGCGACAGTTACTTAATGGCAGATATCAATAACTATCGGCAAGATATCAACTGTGATGCTGTTGTGATAGATGTGCTGCTCGGAAACAT gtctccaaatgaaaattttaaatacaAACTGAGTTCCAACATTCTAGAGCTATGGGGGTTTAGCGAGCAGATCCTGCA GTTTGTCTCAGAGAGAGGCTCCTCAAGGATGCTGCAGCATGTGGAGCACATGGACAGAGTCTATAACATCCCGCCACCACAGGGGCGCAAAATGAACC ATAGAGCTGCTGACGTCATCTCACTCCCAGCAACACCAAAGTTCAG ATGGAAGGGTGTGCGAGTGTTCATCTCTTCTACGTTCAGGGACATGCATGCGGAGAGGGATGTTCTTGTGCGAGGGGTGTTTCCTGAGCTCAGGAGACGAGCTGCTCTGCACTACCTCTACCTGCAGGAAGTGGAGCTGCGCTGGGGCGTCACAGAGGAGGAGTCTAACCGTGCTGTGGAGCTCTGTCTGTCGGAGGTCTGCCGCAGCCAGCTGCTGCTCGGGATTCTGGGAGAGAGATACGGCCTTGAGCCGCCCCGCCCCACCCTACCTGAACTTCCTCAATACAGCTGG CTGAACTCTGCACCTGATGGGTTGTCCATCACTGAAATGGAGATTCGACAGTTTCAAGCTCTGTTTCCAGACTCTGCCCAGAGCCGCATGTTCTTCTACTTCAGGTCACCTCATCTCGTCAG TTCGGTGCCAGTGGCTTGGAGGACAGACTTTGTGGCAGAATCCAAAGAAGCTGAAGCTAAAATTAACAGTCTGAAAACATGGATCCGGAACAATGACTTCAAAGTGACAGAAAA TTATCCCTGTGAATGGGGTGGTGTGGTGGATGGAAAGCCCTATTTGAAAGGCCTGGAGGACTTTGGCAAGGCGGTGCTAGAGGATATCTGGGAAGTCATACAGCAGCTCTTTGTGGAG GAGACGGATGAAGATTTGACCTCAGAGATTAAGGACCAGGAAGTGTATCAGGATGCCCAACAGCGGCAGTTTCATGGCAGGGCAAAGCTTATTTCTATGGCAACAGCAAAAGTTCAAGAATGTCAGCAAAAGGGGGGAATTCTGATGGTTGAGGGAAATCCTGGAGAGGGCAAAACTGTGTTCATG GCTGCCCTGGCCCAAGCACTCAAAACCTCTGTCAAAAACAGAAAAGCCCCTCTGTGTGATGTCATATCCTACTCCACAGATGTTAGCCAGTCAGCTTGCAGTATTGTGCAGCTTCTTCGCTGTCTTGTTCAGTGGCTGAGGAAAAGGAAAGACGATGTGGAGTTGCCTCCAAACACATCTTATAA AGACTTGTTGTCTGAGTTCCACTTGAACTTGAATGAGATTAACAAAAAGAAGCCACTGACATTGCTTGTTGATGGGGCGGACCGTATCCATGATGGTCGAGGTCAAAGGGTGTCAGAGTGGATCCCACAGCACATCCCTAAT GGTCTCTGTTTGGTCCTGAGTGTTACTTCAGAATCATCCCTACAAAACATTATTAGCAAAAGGAGAGGTATCGTGTCATTTCCACTGGGGCAGTTATCTTTACCTGACAAGAAGCAGATTGTGCAGAAGCAGCTTATTGGGTTTGGAAAGAAACTGAGTGATTCTGCTTTCAATAACCAG CTTCAGACACTGCTGATGAAAAAAGGCTCTGTGAGTCCACTCTACCTCCATTTGGCTTGTGAGGAGCTTAAGAATTATGCCTCCTTTGACAAG atGAAGGAGAGCCTCCAGTCTCTTCCTCAGTCTGTTGGTGAGCTGGTGCAGCACAATCTGCTGAGGCTGCAGAATCAATATGGCAGAGCAGGACTGGGATGGGCATTAGCTACACTTGCCATCAGCTACACCG GACTGCGGGAGCGTTCTCTTTACACTATACTGAACATGTGCAATGATTTAAACTCCAGAGGTGGGCTGGTGACATGGCAGGAAATTCTCCATATAGCGAGGCATCCTGAGAGCCGTGTTCCCATGGCAATATTCTCTCAGCTAGCACGAACTTTGCACAG CCTAATTGGACTGTCCCATGGTCAGGGCTCAGATGACCTCCTGATTTTGATACATCCAGAGGTGAAGTCAGCCTTTGAACATCTGTATCTGTCTCCTGAGGAGAGCAGAACCAGAAGTCATCTGATAATTGCAG CTCACCTTTGGGTGCAGTCGAATCCTCAGGGGAAGGACACATTTCTTCACTCTGACGCTGATATTCTGTCTCAACTCTCTGCGCACTTG ATGGGCAGTAAGCAGTGGGAGACCTTGTGTTTTCTGCTGTCCAGTTACTACTTCCTCTATGCTAATGTGCGGCATGGACTTATTCACCAAATTCTGGAGACCTACAGTTTGTTTG CCCCAAAATATGAGACCCATCAGCTGCAATCCAAAACATCAGCtg ATAACATGAAGGATTTTGAAGACTGTCTGAGTTTTCTAAAGCGTCACAGCCTTCTCTTCTCCCAGTGGCCTGCTCTCTTTGTACAAACGGCTCTAAATGAACCATGTGACAGCTCTGCCCATTTGTGGGCAGAAAGCATGACAAGATATGGAGGAGTGCATGCTATAAAATGGCTAAACTGCACAGATGCAGTTCAAAAAGAAGCCAG TGAGCTGGTTTCCACCTTCTGTTCTGAGCCGAGTTGTGTGGTGGTGAGTCCTGATGGAAAACTTGTAGCAGTGGGGACCGGGGAGGGAACAATTCACTTCCTGCATACAGAGACTGGACAG GAAGTGAAGTCATTGATGAGCAGTGGTGAAGGCATCTCCGGTTGCATCTTTCTTGGGGAGGGTCTTTTAGCAACAACTTCATTTGATGGGCAGGTGGAAGTGTGGGATGTTGCCAGCGGTTGCAG AACTGCCCACATGAATGCTCACTCCAACAAGATCACAGGATGTGATGTCAGTCCAGACAAAAAACTCTTTGCCACTGTCTCACTAGACTTAAACTTGAAg GTGTGGTCAGTGCAGAAGAGCACAGAGGTGGCTTCTCTCGTGAATCCCTCCCCCCTGAACTGTGTGAACTTTGACCTTGAGGGTCAGCTCGTGGCAGTGGGCTGCTGGGATGGAGCCGTTCGTTTGTGGAACTGGCTGGAACAGAAAAATGTTACG ACTCTGTTAGGTCATCAGAGTTCAGTGCGGAGTCTGTGTTTCTCTCCCTGCTCCTCCATGTTGTGCTCAGGCTGTCTGTCAGGAGAAGTGCGGCTCTGGTCAGTGACAGGAGCTGCTTGTGTGGGCAGTTATCATGCTCACCGTGGCTCCACGCAGTCACTAAACTTCCTGCAGGGAGGAAAGCTCTTGCTGAGTGCTGGACATGACAGTGTG GTTCATGTATGGTCTGGTGGTCTTGGGCAAACTGTCGCTGTACTGGCAGAAGAAAAG ACACCAAcattgcaacaacaaaaacatgccAGAGCCAGGCATAGAAATGAAGATGAAACTAATGCTCTGTGTGTGGCTGTAGCCGGTGGATACGCTGCTGTAGGTTTCCATGTTGGTGgtatcaaaatgtttaaatttaaatcag AAGAGAAGGTTTGGTCCAGTGAAGATCTCCCGGTGTCCATACTCTGCCTCATGTGGATGGAGGCCAGAGAAACAGAGCTGCTGCTGTCGGGGGGATCACTGTCTCAGGGTCTGGGAAAGGCAAGGAGAAAATCCAGAAATCCAGAAAATCTTGTGTTTGTAGGATCTTTTGGCATGCAGAAGGGACCTATTCTCGCCCTGGCTCAAAACTCCACCTGTGTGGCTTCTGCGTCTG aTGACTTCACTATTGCTCTGTGGTTGAAGGATAATTTGACTTCTAAGCCCTGGATCGACCCAGCGGTGATGTGTATTCTGAGAGGTCACAATGGAGGGGTCACATGCCTTGTCTTCAGTCCTGATGGGAAAGATTTGCTGTCAGGAGGAAAAGATCAG GCTTTGATGATGTGGAAGGTAAACACTTCTCCTCCAGTTCTTTCCAAGTCCATTTCTAATTGTCACGGAGACTGGATTACAGGATGTGCGTGGACATCATCTGCTGTG CTCAGCTGCTCCAGTGACTGTAAGCTGCGGATGTGGGACATCCAGACAGGACGTTTGTTGAGAGAGATCCTCTCTAGTTCATCTCTGAGCACATTGTGCTGTTGG GAGGATTATGTTATGGCAGGCTCTACAGATGGACTGCTGATTGTTTGGAAATGGGAATCAGGGGTAGAAATCACCAGGATCCAGGCCCACAAGTCACGTCTCAATCACTGCACTGTTGCCTCTCAGCCAG ATctggaaaataatttaaaaccgaAAGATTTACTAGTAGCTTCAGCATCTGAAGATGGAACGGTTAAACTCTGGCATCCACTGCAG GTACAGCATCACAGCACTCTGCATGGTCACAGTGCAGAAATCCAATCTTTAGTGTGCAAAAAGACCGGACCGCCGGAGTTTCTCACTGTCTCAGTGGATCGTTCCCTCAGGTCATGGATCATCACCACAGCAATGG AAACCCCTCTCTGCCGTAAAGACAGTGTCAGAGTTGTGTACTTCCTGGGTACTGATGATGATCTCATGGTGTGTGGTTACGACACAGGCAGACTGGAGATATGGCATCAGAATTCAATAGTTTATTGGAAGAAG GTCAATGATTGCAGCTTATGTGCAGTCACTGGGATGCCGGATGATGAGCTGGCGGTCAGTTGCAGCGACTGCTCTGTCTGTATCTGGAAGCTGGAGCGGGACTCCAAGAAGTGCATTGTGGG aCTCGATAAGGTGTCTTCATACAGAGTGGAGTCTCCTGTGTGCTTTTTGTCCTACTGTGGCAGTCTGTTTGGAGTATCTATGGATGGAAAAATCACTGATGTGGTCACTACTAAAGACAAGACCGGAGaagtttttat CTGGACAAACGTACGTCCTCTTGGAGTGATGGCGAATGATAGCAAGAGCTTTTGGAAGTTGGGTCAGAAAAGGGGCGTTCTGTATGTTGGCCTTATT TTGTCTGTGAATCCGAGTGGGTCGGACATAACCATTTGTGAAAATGCAGTGGGACAGTGTCTGGATTActtagaggaagaggaggaaagaAATTTGAAAATGGAGGAGTGGCAGCAGCAGGAGGAAGAGCAGCAAAAGCAGGAGGAAGAGCAGCAAaagcaggaggaagaggaagagcagcaaaagcaggaggaagaggaagaacagCAAAAGAAGGAGGAAGAGCAGCagcagaaggaggaggaggagccgaAGAAGTTGGCTGAGGAACTGCGGAGGGAGAGGCAAATAGCAATCCAGAGGGCTTCGCAGATCAGCACTTGGATCACAGCTGCAGCAGTGCAGAACG acttttttgtgtgtggtgaTTGTAAAGGGAACATGTGGTTTAACCAGCCTCCTCATCTTTCCACCTGGACTCAAAGAAGACCG gcacacacagacacagtgagTGTCCTGCGGCTTACTGAGAGCCTCATCGTCTCAGCGTCTCATGACAGTACCGTCAAACTGTGGGACAGACAAACTAAGAAACAG GTGGGCATGTTTGTGTGTGGAGGCCCTGTCAAGGTTCTGGAGGTGAACCCATGTGACCCCAAGGAATTTGTTTGTGGTGATACGCAGGGTCAGCTGTACTTCCTGTCTTGGAAAGGTTGA